In a single window of the Necator americanus strain Aroian chromosome X, whole genome shotgun sequence genome:
- a CDS encoding hypothetical protein (NECATOR_CHRX.G24244.T1) — protein sequence MHQLHSSGSRNEHDERPDPELGRRRRAAWGAYKSIEDVVKKSENTRLHAHLLNTTVLPAPTYASETWAFRKHEEDVVSVFERAIEKVALEVSRFTQTRDGIRSSLPRQRSKKGK from the coding sequence atgcaccagctacatTCATCTGGGTCGAgaaatgaacatgatgaacgacctgatccCGAGCtaggcaggaggagacgagcagcttggggagcgtataagagcatcgaggatgtagtgaagaagtcGGAGAACACTCGGCTCCATGCTCATCTcctcaacaccaccgtacttcctgctccgacctatgcttcagaaacctgggcatttcgcaagcacgAAGAAGACGTGGTGAGCGTCTTTGAACGTGCAATTGAGAAAGTGGCGCTGGAAGTATCCCGCTTCACACAGACgagagacgggattcgaagttctctcccacgtcagcgatcgaagaaaggaaagtaa
- a CDS encoding hypothetical protein (NECATOR_CHRX.G24245.T1) — MESLAKTIRFVTLNCHTLSSELQQTAMSKLLKLLRYICVPFTALQETRIRSWPIISVGDCTVYCCDADQKKVRNCAIAVRNDYKDLVAEFGSTPSRCAFIRLRDHRVCKLHIFTPHAPTETAEKNNKNASCDKVNALLHRILRQHVIVFEIDESAMGLEQQSDVLGKCYYPRSARWVKVTV; from the coding sequence atggaatctttggcaaaaaCCATCCGTTTCGTGACGCTGAACTGCCATACATTGTCGAgcgaactccaacaaaccgccaTGTCTAAACTTCTAAAGCTCTTACGATATATTTGTGTGCCGTTtactgcactgcaggaaacacgcatcagaaGCTGGCCCATCATCAGTGTCGGAGATTGCACCGTCTACTGTTGCGATGCTGATCAAAAGAAGGTGAGAaactgcgcgatagctgtgaggaacgactacaagGACCTGGTGgcggaatttggctcaacgccGTCAAGATGCGCCTTTATTCGACTGAGGGATCACAGGGTATGCAAACTCCATATCTTTACTCCCCATGCACCTACGGAGACCgcagaaaagaacaacaagaacGCTTCTTGTGATAAAGTCAACGCACTGCTGCACAGGATACTCAGGCAGCATGTGATCGTTTTCGAAATCGACGAGAGCGCCatgggacttgaacaacaatctgATGTACTAGGGAAATGCTATTATCCTCGGAGCGCACGGTGGGTAAAGGTAACCGTTTGA